In Acinonyx jubatus isolate Ajub_Pintada_27869175 chromosome A3, VMU_Ajub_asm_v1.0, whole genome shotgun sequence, a genomic segment contains:
- the POMC gene encoding pro-opiomelanocortin, which yields MPRSCCSRPGALLLALLLQASMEVSGWCLESSQCQDLTTESNLLACIRACKPDLSAETPVLPGNGDEQPLTENPRKYVMGHFRWDRFGRRNGSAGQKREEEEVAAGDGGPGPRGNGGELGLREGKRSYSMEHFRWGKPVGKKRRPVKVYPNGAEDESVETFPLEFKRELAGERPEPALGPEGPADGAAALPDLEYGLVAEAEVAEKKDEGPYKMEHFRWGSPPKDKRYGGFMTSEKSQTPLVTLFKNAIIKNAHKKGQ from the exons ATGCCGAGATCGTGCTGCAGCCGCCCAGGGGCCCTGCTGCTGGCCTTGCTGCTTCAGGCCTCCATGGAAGTGAGTGGCTGGTGCCTGGAGAGCAGCCAGTGTCAGGACCTCACCACGGAAAGTAACCTGCTG GCGTGCATCCGGGCGTGCAAGCCGGACCTCTCGGCCGAGACGCCCGTGCTCCCCGGCAACGGCGACGAGCAGCCGCTGACCGAGAACCCCCGGAAGTACGTCATGGGCCACTTCCGCTGGGACCGGTTCGGCCGCCGCAATGGCAGCGCGGGCCAGAAGCGCGAGGAGGAAGAGGTCGCGGCGGGCGACGGCGGCCCCGGGCCCCGCGGCAATGGCGGGGAGCTGGGCCTGCGCGAGGGCAAGCGTTCCTACTCCATGGAGCACTTCCGCTGGGGCAAGCCCGTGGGCAAGAAGCGACGCCCCGTGAAGGTGTACCCCAACGGCGCCGAGGACGAGTCGGTCGAGACCTTCCCCCTCGAGTTCAAGAGGGAGCTGGCCGGGGAGCGGCCGGAGCCGGCACTCGGCCCCGAGGGCCCGGCCGACGGCGCCGCGGCCCTGCCCGACCTGGAGTACGGCCTGGTGGCAGAGGCCGAGGTGGCCGAGAAGAAGGACGAAGGGCCCTATAAGATGGAGCATTTCCGCTGGGGCAGCCCGCCCAAGGACAAGCGCTACGGCGGCTTCATGACCTCGGAGAAGAGCCAGACGCCTCTGGTGACGCTGTTCAAAAACGCCATCATCAAGAACGCCCACAAGAAGGGCCAGTGA